The following are encoded together in the Brassica napus cultivar Da-Ae chromosome A9, Da-Ae, whole genome shotgun sequence genome:
- the LOC106364639 gene encoding berberine bridge enzyme-like 9, with the protein MKSPTIQTLIISVFLFTIQTSLASPPTLGSVFTQCIIGLKPSNPCSPIQNFTYTPQNPKFLIILNNYVRNLRYFNNTTRKPIAIVAAADVTHIQATITCAKKLSLQLRIRSGGHDYDGLSYLSTVDFVVLDMFNLRSIEFGRKLDTAWVQSGATLGEIYYGVANKSNDLRGFPAGICPGLGAGGHFSGGGYGNMMRRYGLSIDNIIDAKIVDAKGRVLDRTSMGEDLFWALRGGGAASFCVVLAWKIKLVPVPEKVTVFNVEAVGKRGGVNTKELVVKWQEIADKIDNSLFIRLTLSTSNKTVKASFMGMFLGDSSRLLEIMTKEFPELGLNKTECIEMKWIESVLFWLSIPPGTAPTSVMLNRIPQKQIYLKRKSDYVQKPISRTGLDAIFKVLLENENVTMAWNPYGGRMSEIPSTETAFPHRAGNKFKIQYAANWFVPGEEVAKECMSQTERVFEAMTPYVSKNPREAFLNYRDVDIGTSLNSTYEEGKVYGVKYFKNNFERLVSVKSRVDPDNFFRYEQSIPVPSSH; encoded by the coding sequence ATGAAATCTCCAACAATCCAAACCCTAATCATCTCTGTTTTTCTCTTTACAATCCAAACATCATTGGCATCACCACCAACACTTGGAAGCGTTTTCACCCAATGCATCATCGGTTTGAAACCCTCAAATCCATGTTCCCCGATTCAAAACTTCACATACACTCCACAAAACCCTAAGTTCCTCATAATCCTCAATAACTACGTCCGTAACCTCCGTTACTTCAACAACACGACACGTAAGCCTATCGCTATTGTAGCTGCAGCCGATGTTACTCACATTCAGGCTACGATCACCTGCGCTAAGAAACTCAGCCTCCAGCTCAGGATCCGCAGTGGAGGCCACGACTATGATGGATTGTCGTATCTATCAACAGTAGATTTCGTTGTCCTAGACATGTTCAACCTCCGGTCTATCGAGTTTGGTCGTAAACTTGACACCGCGTGGGTCCAATCCGGTGCTACGCTTGGAGAGATCTACTACGGAGTCGCCAATAAAAGCAACGATCTGCGTGGATTTCCTGCCGGAATCTGCCCCGGTTTAGGCGCTGGTGGACATTTTAGCGGTGGTGGTTATGGAAACATGATGAGAAGATACGGTTTATCGATTGATAACATTATAGACGCTAAGATCGTTGATGCTAAGGGAAGAGTCTTGGACCGGACCTCAATGGGAGAAGATCTTTTCTGGGCCTTACGTGGAGGTGGAGCTGCTAGTTTCTGTGTTGTCTTAGCCTGGAAGATCAAGCTTGTTCCGGTGCCAGAGAAGGTCACAGTCTTTAACGTAGAAGCTGTCGGAAAGAGAGGTGGCGTGAACACCAAGGAACTTGTAGTGAAATGGCAAGAGATCGCAGACAAGATTGACAATAGTTTGTTCATACGATTAACTTTAAGCACAAGCAACAAAACTGTGAAGGCTTCTTTCATGGGAATGTTCCTCGGAGATTCGTCAAGGCTTCTAGAGATCATGACCAAGGAGTTCCCGGAGCTTGGTCTGAACAAAACAGAATGCATAGAAATGAAATGGATCGAATCGGTTCTGTTCTGGCTCAGTATCCCACCCGGTACAGCACCAACATCGGTTATGCTAAACCGGATCCCGCAAAAGCAAATCTACCTCAAGAGAAAGTCTGATTACGTCCAAAAACCGATATCAAGAACCGGTTTAGATGCGATATTCAAGGTCCTGTTAGAGAACGAGAACGTGACAATGGCTTGGAACCCGTACGGAGGGAGGATGAGCGAGATTCCATCGACCGAGACAGCGTTTCCGCATCGAGCAGGCAACAAGTTCAAGATCCAGTACGCGGCAAACTGGTTTGTGCCAGGGGAAGAAGTGGCTAAAGAATGCATGAGCCAGACGGAGAGAGTTTTCGAAGCAATGACCCCTTACGTGTCAAAGAACCCAAGAGAGGCGTTTTTGAACTATAGAGACGTAGACATTGGCACGAGCTTGAATTCGACGTACGAGGAAGGGAAAGTGTATGGGGTGAAGTATTTTAAGAACAACTTCGAGAGATTGGTTAGTGTTAAGAGCAGAGTTGATCCAGACAACTTTTTCCGTTACGAACAGAGCATTCCTGTGCCCTCAAGCCACTAG